GCGTTCGATGCAGCAGGCGGTCTACAGCCCGGACAACGTCGGCCACTTCGGCCTGGCGTACGAACATTACGCCCACTTCACCAGCCCGATCCGGCGCTATCCGGACCTGCTGACCCACCGCGCCATCAAGGCGGTCCTGAAGGGCAAGAAGTACGAGCCGACCGACATCGACCTGTCGAAGCTGAACACCACGATCTCGAAAGCGGCGCGCAAGCAGGCCGCCAAGGACCAGGCCAACGGCAAGCAGAAGGATCCGAAGGACCTGACGATCTGGGACGCCCTCGGCGTGCACTGCTCGGCCAACGAGCGGCGCGCCGACGAAGCCTCGCGCGACGTCGAGAACTGGCTCAAGTGCTACTACATGCAGGACAAGCTGGGCGAGGAATTCACCGGCGTGATCGCGGGCGTGACACCGTTCGGCATCTTCGTGCAGCTCGACGAGCTGTTCGTCGAAGGCCTGGTGCACGTCACCGGCCTGGGCCAGGATTATTTCGAGTACGACGAAGCGCGCCATGAACTGCGCGGCAAGAACAGTGGCCAGGTGTACCAGCTGACCGGCCGCGTGACCGTGCAGGTGGCGCGTGTCGACCTGGAGGCGCGCAAGATCGACTTGGTGCTGGCCCAGCCCAAGCAGGAAGAATCGATCCCGGCGCCGCTCGAACGCGCGCGCGCGGCCGCGCTCGAGGCGCTCGAGCCGAAGCCGCCGCGCAAGCGCAACCGCAACAAGAAAAAAGGCCAGCGCCAGGAACCGGCGCCGGCACAGGACGGCACCTTGACCTGGCCGCTGCCGGTCGATGACGGCGATGCTGCGCTGGACCAGGCAGCCGGCGCCAGCGACGAAAGCCCGGACGACGTGGTGTTCGTGCCGCCGTCGCGCAGCAGCCGCCGCCGCAAGGCCAAGGCGCAGCGCGCGGCCGATGCGCGTGCGGCGAAAGCCGAAGCGGCGGAAGCAGCCGCGGCGCAGCCGGCCGAGGTTGCGGCTCAGCCGGTTCCGGAGCCCGCCGTGCAGCCGGCCGTGGCGCCGGTTGTCGAGCCGATCGTTGTCGAGCCGACCGCAGCGCCGGTCCTTGAGCCGGTTTCGGCAGCGGCGCCGGCCGAACCGGCGCCGAAGAAGAAGCGGGCTGCCAAGAAGGCCGTTCCGGACGTTCCGGCTCAGGCGCCTGAGTTCGTGCCTGAGCCGGTACCTGAGCCGGTGCCTGAGCCGGTGCCTGAGCCGGCACCCGCGCCGGCGCCCGAGCCGACTGCGGCCGAACCCGCGCCCAAGAAAAAGCGCGGCGCCAAGGCGGCAGCGCAAGCGACGGTGGCCGAACCCGTCGCCGAGCCGGCCGCCCAGCCGGTCGCGGCACCGGTCGTCGAGTCCATCGCTGTATCGGATGCGCCGGTCGTCAAGAAGCCGAAGAAGACCTCCGCCAAAAAGGCGGCAAAACAAGCCGACGCCCAGGAAGGCGTCGTCGCAGCCGAGCCGGCGTCCGCGCCGGTCGAGGCACCCAAAACCAGAAGAAAGAGCAGCAAGTAACAGATGAAAAATAAAATGATTTTCGGCTTCCACGCCGTGACCTCGCGGCTGCGCCACGAGGCCCAGTCGGTGGAAGAGATCTTCGTCGACGCCGGACGCCAGGACCGCCGCATGCAGGACCTGATCGCCAACGCCAAGGCGGCCGGTGTGCGCGTGATGCCGGTCGAGGCCGAGCGCCTCGACAAGATCGTCGGCACGCGCCGCCACCAGGGCGTGATCGCCTTCGCCAGCCAGCTCTCGCTCGCCCGCAACCTGGACGAGCTGCTGGACGCCGTCGACGGTCCGCCGCTGCTGCTGATCCTGGACGGCATCACCGACCCGCACAACCTGGGCGCCTGCCTGCGCGTGGCCGACGGCGTCGGCGCGCACGCCGTGATCGCGCCGAAGGACCGTTCGGTCGGCCTGAACGCCACCGCCGCCAAGGTCGCCAGCGGCGCCGCCGAGACCGTCCCGTACATCACCGTGACCAACCTGGCGCGCACCATGCGCGACCTGAAGGAGCGCGGCATCTGGCTGATCGGCACCTCGGACGACGCCGACAAGGGTCTGTACCAGGGCGACTTCACCGGCCCGACCGCGCTGGTGATGGGCTCGGAAGGCGAGGGCATGCGCCGCCTGACGCGGGAGACCTGCGACATGCTGGTGTCGGTCCCGATGTTCGGCTCGGTCGAGAGCCTGAACGTGTCGGTGGCCTCGGGCGTGTGCCTGTACGAGGCGCGCCGCCAGCGCCTGGCGGCCGAGCCGCAGTAAACGTCGCCGCTTGCAATCGAACGCCGGTGCATCGTCGCCGGCGTTTTTTTTGTCTACAGGAATCAAAGGTCGGCCAGCAGGCGTCGCGCGAATCGGCTACCATGCTGCCTTATTGGCATCGTATCGATCATGTTTTCCAGACTGCGCGAAGATATCCGAAGCATCATCGAGCGCGATCCCGCGGCGCGTAACGCGTGGGAGGTGCTCACCTGCTATCCCGGCCTGCATGCGGTCGTCATGCATGGCTGGGCGCACGCCTGCTGGCGCGCCAATTTCAAATGGCTGGGCCGCTTCATCTCTTACCTGGCGCGCATCGTCACCGGCATCGAAATCCACCCCGGCGCGACGATCGGCCGGCGCGTGTTCATCGACCATGGCTTCGGCGTGGTGATCGGCGAGACCGCCGTGGTCGGCGACGACTGCACCATCTACCAGGGCGTGACCCTGGGCGGCACCACGCTGGTGGCCGGCACCAGGCGCCACCCGACGCTCGAGCGCGGCGTGATCGTCGGCGCCGGCGCCCAGGTGCTGGGCGCGTTCACGGTCGGCGAATACGCCAAGGTCGGCTCGAACGCGGTCGTGGTCAAGCCGGTCCCGGCCGGCGCCACCGCGGTCGGCAATCCGGCCCACATCGTGCGCAAGGAAGACCAGTCGCGCAGCGCGCGCATGTTCGCGGCCTATGGCGTGACCCCGGACGGCGACGACCCGCTGTCCAAGGCGCTGCGCAACCTGATCAACCACGTGGCCCAGCAGGACGAGCAGATCGAGCGCCTGTGCGCGACGCTCAAGGCCAACGGCATCGCCTGCCGCGGCATCGAGGAAGACGACAAGCTCGACCAGGCCAGACTGAACCGTCTTGTAGAATAGCGCCGTTTCCTGTTTCACCCGCCTCACCAGCCTCGCCAAAGGACCGACCATGCAAGACGACATCCCGGGCGCCTTCGACCCGGCCTCCGACCTCGACCCGCAGGAAATCCGCGTACTCGGGGTGCTTGCCGAAAAAGAAGCGCTCACGCCCGACAACTATCCGATGTCGCTGAACGCGGTCATGAACGGCTGCAACCAGCTGTCCAGCCGCGATCCGGTCATGCAGATGCCCGAGGACGTCGTGCACGACACCCTGCAGCGCCTCATGCAGCGCAAACTCGTGAACGGCATCTCGCAGGCCGGCGCGCGCGTGGTCAAGTACGAGCACCGCATGCGCATCAAGTGGTCGCTCGAGCAGGACAAGCTGGCCGTGCTGGCCGTGCTGATGCTGCGCGGTCCGCAGACCGCCGGCGAGATCCGCACGCGCAGCGGCCGCCTGCACGAGTTCAAGTCGGTGGCCGAGCTTGACGCCGCGCTGCAGTTCCTGATCGACAAATACCCGCCGCTGGTGGTGCGCCTGGAGCGCCTGGCCGGCGCCAAGGAGTCGCGCTACGCCCAGCTGCTGGGCGGGCCGGTCGCGCTCGCACCCGAGCCTGCGGGTGCAAGCGCGGGTGCGCTCGGGAGCGCAAGCGCAGGCGCAGGCGCGCCGGCGGGCGGGCGCGTCGGCCAGCTGGAGCAGGAAGTGGCTGCCCTGCGCGCCGAAGTCGACGAACTCAAGGCGCAGTTCGCGGCGTTCCGCCAGCAGTTCGAATGAAACCATTCGAATGAACGCCGGCGGCGCTGACTGTCCGCGGCCGGTCAGTTGTCTTGTTTGGCACGCGCGTCGGCCAGCGCGGCGGTTGGCGCTGGCGGTGCGGGTTCCTGCGCGTACGTCAGCTCGACGATCGCGTCATTGCTCCAGCTCGGGTCCGACAGCGGCACGCTGAATCGATGGCCGCCGGCCTTGAGCGGCAGACGGCGTTCGCCTTCGCGCAGCGTCGCCGCCTGCAGTGGGGCGCCGCTCGATACCGGCCAGTAGCGCGCGTCGCCGAACTTGCTCTTGGGGTCGCCATTGAACCAGCCGCACCAGTCGCGCGACAACAGCAGGCCGTCGATCGTCATCACCCAGAAGAACGGGATTTCCGCTTTGGCGATCGCAACCTTGACCAGGCATTCGAGCCGGATGTCGCCCAGGCGGCGCTGGCTGTCCGGCAGGCCCGGCGTGCGCACGTCGGGTTCGATGCGGACCTGGCGCTTCTTGCGGTTCAGCTCCAGTTCCGCCTTGGCGTCCCACGCGGCCTGGCTGCGCGGGATCGCGAGGCGGCCGTCGCTGCCCAGCTCGAGCGGGAGGTTGAAGTCGTCCGCCGTCAGCCGGACTTTGGGCAGCTCGCCGGCGAGCGGGGTGCCGTCGGGGCGACTGGCCAGGAACAGCAGCCTGGGCACCGCTGGAGCGAGTGCGCGGTGCGCATCGAAGCTGTCCAGGCCGGCCACGATCGCGCGGTAGGCGCGGATTTCCGGATTCTTCAAGGCGTTCACGTGCACCACCCCCTCGCGCTTGGCGCCCGGGGCGACGTCCTGCGTGCCCGCTGGAGCGTCGGCCTGGGGCGCCGGTGTGTCCTGGACCTGGGCCTGGGCCGCGCCGCCGACCGTCAGCGCCCAGGCGAACAGCCAGCTTGCCTGGCGGGTGCGCATGTCAGCCCTCGTCGCGCCAGCGGCGCATGCGCATCGCACCGTAGATCATCGCCGCGCCGGCCAGGGCGCCGGCCACGGCGTCGACGCTGGCCAGGCTGCCCCAGGACTGGACGAACACGCTGCCGATGTCGATGCCATTGTCGGCGTGCGGCACGCCGCCCGGCACCACGCCGGGGTAGGCGTACCAGATGCCGGGGACGATGCCGGTGAGCAGGCGCGTCACCACGTCCGACACGATCCGCGCCAGCTCGAACTCGGTCCCCGAGATGCGCGTCATCGCGGCATTGATCCACTTGGCCACGATCAACGCCACGGCCGGTGCGCCGACCGCCCACATGAACGGTTTGGTGCGCGCCCAGCTCGAGACCAGCAGCAGCCAGCCGACGGTCGGCAGCGCCCACACGATGTACACCGGCAGCAGCGCGACCACGCCGAGCGGCGCCAGGTAGAAGTCGCGTGCGCCGAACACCACGCCGAACAGGTTGACCCCATTGGCCGACAGCGCGGCGCAGGCAACCAGCACCAGCAGCAGCGCCGCCGCCACCCCGAGTGCGATCGCGATCAGCGGCGCCACGCACAGCGCGGTGACCAGCTTGGACGTTACCGTCATCGCGTCCGACACCGGCAGCGACTTCCAGAACAGGATGCTGCGGTCGCGCCGCTCGTCGTACAGCGTGCCCAGGCAGTAGGAAAAGACCACGAAGACCAGCAGGATGATCGGCGGCGCGGCTGCGACCAGGTACAGGCCGGAGGCGATCTTGGCGGCCACCGGGCGCAACTGCTCGCCGGCCGCGGCCAGCGTGCCTTGATCCACCAGATGGCCGTTGATCCACACGTGGTGCGGCACGCCATGCACGGCCAGGCCGTAGCCGAATGTCGAGCCGAACAGCACCACGATCACCGCGGCGACGATCAGCGGTGCCCAGAACATCGAGCCCTTGTACTCCCAGAACTCGCGCTGGAGCAGCCAGCGCATGGTGTTCGACGTCTGCGCGGTCGGTTTCATGTTGGCGGTGTTCATGCGTAGCTTCCTTTCATGGTCGCGACGAACAGGTCGGCGACGCTGGGGTTGCGGGTTTCGCCGAGGGCGGCGAGCTGCTGGCGCGTGACGCCGCCGGGGCCGGCGTCGAACAGCATCACGGCCTTGCCGAACACGGTGCGGCGGTCGATCGGCTGCAGCGCGTTGGCGGCGCTCAGCTTGTCCTGCGAGACCATCACCTCGATGTAGCGCTCGCCGATTTCTTCCATCGACGCGGCCAGCACGACCTTGCCGTCGCGGATGAACATCAGGTCGGTCAGGATGTGCTCGACTTCCTCGACCTGGTGGGTGGTGATGACGATGGTCTTGTTCTCGTCAAAATAGTCTTCCAGCAGGTTCTGGTAGAACTGCTTGCGGTACAGGATGTCCAGGCCCAGGGTCGGCTCGTCGAGCACCAGCAAACGCGCGTCGATCGCCATCACCAGCGCCAGGTGCAGCTGGACGATCATCCCCTTCGACATCTCCTTGACCTTCATGCGCGGGCTCAGGCGCGTGTTGGCGATGTAGCGCTCGGCCTTGGCGCGGTTGAAGCGCGGGTGCACGCCGGCCACGAAGTCGATCGCATCCTTCACGCGCAGCCAGCGCGGCAGGATCGCGACGTCGGCGATGAAGCACACGTCCTGCATCAATTCGTCGCGCTGGGTGCGCGGGTCCAGGCCCAGCACCGACAGCTGGCCGTCGAACGGGATCAGGCCGAGCGCGGCTTTGAGCGTGGTGGTCTTGCCCGAGCCGTTCGGCCCGATCAGGCCGACGATGCGCCCGGCCGGGATGTCGAAGTCGATGCCGTCGACCGCGGTGCGCTTGCCGTAGCGCTTGGTCAGCCCGCGGGCCGAGATCACGGGGCTCATTGATGGCCTCCGTTGCGCTCGCGGGGCGCTCGCATCAGCTGTTCCAGGTTCAGCCCGAGCTGGCGGATGCGCTCCAGCAGCGCCGGCCATTCTTCGCTCAGGAAGCGTTCGCGTTCGCTGGCGAGGAGTTTTTCGCTCGCGCCTTCGGTGACGTACATACCGATCCCCCTTCGTTTTTCTACTAAGTTATCGTCGACCAGTTCCTGGTAAGCCTTGGACACCGTGATCGGGTTGAGCTGGTACTCGGCGGCGATCTGGCGCACCGAGGGCAGTGGATCGCCCGCTTTCAACGCGCCGTCGAGCATCATGCCGATCACCTTGTCTTTCAGTTGCCGGTAGATCGGCGTGTTGTCATTCCAGCCGATCGCCATGGCCGGCCTCTTGGGTCTGGTTCGCGGTTTGCTGAGTCATTGCCTACCCTCCTTGGGTGGTGTATTGCAGTGGTGTTGTAGTTAAGTATAACACCGGCGTAGCCGCGGTCAATACGGAGCAGGCGGCTGCCTACCTGATACTTCTGCTAGGTAAAGGAGTGTCGAGCGCGGACGCTCAAAGCAGGTTGCCGCTCAGGTCGTGGCGCGTGAGGTTGCCTCGATGGTCGAGCGCGATCCAGCCGCCGCGCGCCGGCTCGAGGTCGAGCTCCCAGTCGGGCAGCACGAAGCGCCGCCGGCCCGTGACTGCATCGAGGTGCAGGGCAGGGCGGTGCGTGTGGCCATGGATGATGGTGTCGGCGCCGCTGGCATCGAACAAGGCCGCCACCGCGGTCGGCGCCACGTCCATGATGTCATACGATTTTTCGGCATGCGTCGAGCGGCTGCCTTCGCGCAGGCCGGCGATGATCGCCTTGCGCTGGGCTAACGGCATGGCCAGGAACTGCGCCTGCCAGGCCGGCTCGCGCACCTGGGCGCGGAAGGCCATGTAATTGACGTCGCCGGTGCATTCGGCGTCGCCGTGCACCAGCGCGATCGTGTGTTCGCCTGCCTGCAGCACGGTCGGCTCGCTCAGCAGCGTCAGCCCGGCCGCCTCTGCGAAGGCTTGGCCCGCGAGGAAATCGC
This genomic stretch from Massilia sp. 9096 harbors:
- the rlmB gene encoding 23S rRNA (guanosine(2251)-2'-O)-methyltransferase RlmB codes for the protein MKNKMIFGFHAVTSRLRHEAQSVEEIFVDAGRQDRRMQDLIANAKAAGVRVMPVEAERLDKIVGTRRHQGVIAFASQLSLARNLDELLDAVDGPPLLLILDGITDPHNLGACLRVADGVGAHAVIAPKDRSVGLNATAAKVASGAAETVPYITVTNLARTMRDLKERGIWLIGTSDDADKGLYQGDFTGPTALVMGSEGEGMRRLTRETCDMLVSVPMFGSVESLNVSVASGVCLYEARRQRLAAEPQ
- the cysE gene encoding serine O-acetyltransferase, whose translation is MFSRLREDIRSIIERDPAARNAWEVLTCYPGLHAVVMHGWAHACWRANFKWLGRFISYLARIVTGIEIHPGATIGRRVFIDHGFGVVIGETAVVGDDCTIYQGVTLGGTTLVAGTRRHPTLERGVIVGAGAQVLGAFTVGEYAKVGSNAVVVKPVPAGATAVGNPAHIVRKEDQSRSARMFAAYGVTPDGDDPLSKALRNLINHVAQQDEQIERLCATLKANGIACRGIEEDDKLDQARLNRLVE
- a CDS encoding YceH family protein, with protein sequence MQDDIPGAFDPASDLDPQEIRVLGVLAEKEALTPDNYPMSLNAVMNGCNQLSSRDPVMQMPEDVVHDTLQRLMQRKLVNGISQAGARVVKYEHRMRIKWSLEQDKLAVLAVLMLRGPQTAGEIRTRSGRLHEFKSVAELDAALQFLIDKYPPLVVRLERLAGAKESRYAQLLGGPVALAPEPAGASAGALGSASAGAGAPAGGRVGQLEQEVAALRAEVDELKAQFAAFRQQFE
- a CDS encoding ABC transporter ATP-binding protein, which produces MSPVISARGLTKRYGKRTAVDGIDFDIPAGRIVGLIGPNGSGKTTTLKAALGLIPFDGQLSVLGLDPRTQRDELMQDVCFIADVAILPRWLRVKDAIDFVAGVHPRFNRAKAERYIANTRLSPRMKVKEMSKGMIVQLHLALVMAIDARLLVLDEPTLGLDILYRKQFYQNLLEDYFDENKTIVITTHQVEEVEHILTDLMFIRDGKVVLAASMEEIGERYIEVMVSQDKLSAANALQPIDRRTVFGKAVMLFDAGPGGVTRQQLAALGETRNPSVADLFVATMKGSYA
- a CDS encoding GntR family transcriptional regulator: MAIGWNDNTPIYRQLKDKVIGMMLDGALKAGDPLPSVRQIAAEYQLNPITVSKAYQELVDDNLVEKRRGIGMYVTEGASEKLLASERERFLSEEWPALLERIRQLGLNLEQLMRAPRERNGGHQ
- a CDS encoding UDP-2,3-diacylglucosamine diphosphatase, which translates into the protein MTSDSARARSPLVALFISDLHLQEAHPRTAEAFFAFLAGRAIHAERLYLLGDIFEYWAGDDDLADPFNAQVAGALRTLADAGVQVYWMAGNRDFLAGQAFAEAAGLTLLSEPTVLQAGEHTIALVHGDAECTGDVNYMAFRAQVREPAWQAQFLAMPLAQRKAIIAGLREGSRSTHAEKSYDIMDVAPTAVAALFDASGADTIIHGHTHRPALHLDAVTGRRRFVLPDWELDLEPARGGWIALDHRGNLTRHDLSGNLL